Below is a genomic region from Salvelinus fontinalis isolate EN_2023a chromosome 2, ASM2944872v1, whole genome shotgun sequence.
atgctctcaatggtgcagctgtaaaaccttttgaggatctgagaacccatgccaaatcttttcagtctcctgaggggggatagGTTTTTGTTGTTCCCTCTTCACGATCGTCTTGGTGTGCTtgtaccatgttagtttgttggtgatgtggacaccaaggaacttgaagctctcaacctgctccactgcagacctgtcgatgagaatgggggcatgctcggtcctccttttcctgtagtccacaatcatctcctttgtcttgatcacgttgagggagaggtttttgtcctggcaccacacggtcaggtctttgacctccctataggctgtctcatcgttgtcggtgatcaggcctaccactgttgtgtcatcagtaaacttaatgatggtgttggagttgtgcctggccgtgcagtcatgagtgaacagggagtacaggaggagactgagcacgcacccctgaggggcccccatgttgaggatcagcatggcgaatgtgttgttacctacccttaccagctgggggcggcccgtcaggaactcCAGGATCCAGCTgtagaaggaggtgtttagtcccagggtccttagcttagtgatgagctttgagggaactatggggttgaacactgagctgtatttaatgaatagcattctcgcaTAGGTGTACTTTTTTtccatgtgggaaagggcagtgtggagtgcaatagagattgcatcatctgtggatctgttggtgcggtatgcaaattggagtgggtctagagtttctgggataacacatccataacctgagtgtAAACCAGATTACATACCAGAAGGAATGCTATAATActatcaagaaagccagtcagttgattattgacaagtttttccaacatttTAGATAAACATGTCAAAATATAAATAGGCCTATAACTGTtaagatcagcttgatctccccctttaacctctctaggctagatgggacgctaccgtcccacctgaccaacatccagtgaaagtgcagggcgccaaattcaaactacagaattgtaaatatttaacattcttgaaaatacaCATGCAATATGCCAAaataaagatgaacttcttgttaatccagccacggtGTTAGAGTTCAAAAAgcaaaccatgtgattatctgaggacaacaccccatcaaacaaacacagacagtcatatttcatcccgccaggcgcgacacaaaactaagaaataacgatataattcatgccttacctttgaagagcttcttctgttggcactccaatatgtcccataaacatcacaaatggtccttttgttcgattaattccgtcgttatatctccaaaatgtcaatttatttggcgcgcttGATCCAgcaaaacaccggttccaactcgcgcaacataacgacaaagtatctaataagttacctgtaatctttgtcaaaacatttcaaacaactttcctaatacaactttacgtatttttttatgtaaataatcgataaaatttaagacgtcATAAACTGCGTTAAATAGCGGATACAAACAAAGTGGAGCGAGGTTTCAGGTCGCGCAccccaaccacaacagtacactagactcgaccctcgttctgaacattcattacacaaaggaaaaacataaatcaatttctaaagactgttgacatccagtggaagcgataggaactgcaagcaaggcccttagaaatctagatccacatagaaaacccattgaaaatactgtcacctcaacaacaacaaaaatcctggatggtttgtcctcggggtttcgcctgccaaataagttctgttatactcacagacatcattcaaacagttttagaaacttcagagtgttcaatccaaatctactaataatatgcatatcctagcttctgggcctgagtagcaggcagtttactttgggcacgcttttcatccggacgtgaaaataccgccccctagcctagagaagttaaataaaggacaaccgtggctgccttccaagcaatgggaacctccccaaaAAGGAGAGATTGGCTTGACGATGAtcggggcagcaaccttaaagaagaaagggtctaaaccatctgacccagatgtttttttgtggTCAAGTTTCAGGATCTCCTTTAGCACCTtggactcagtgaccgcctgcagggagaaactttgttgcGGTgcagaggaaaaagagggagaagcgtcggggctagtcgcattagaaggggtgggagatgagggaatgttggacgggcaaggaggcatggctgagtcaaataggaatccagacttaatgaagtggtgattaaagagctcagccatgtgctgcttgtcagtaacaaccacattaTCAGCATTACGgtacatgggcagctgtgaggaggagggtttattctccaggtttttaaccgttttccagaacttcttggggttagacccacagagagagaactgctccttaaagtaactacctttggccttccggatagcctgagtgcacttatttctcatttgcctggacgagagccagtcagcctgagtatgcgtatGCCAAGCTTTTTGCCACAGCCCTCTTAATATGCTGTTTCTTTTAGTGATTGGTCATTTATTGATTAAACAGTCCAAAGATCTCAAACATGTATCTGATGGTAATGTCATCTGTCCTATGCAGCCATCCAGTCTAGCAGCAGGCCCCACAGTGAGTCTATGAGCTACCTGACCCAGCACATCCCTGAAGAGAACAGGTCCTTCCTAGAGAGAAGCTTCTGCTGTCGCTTCCGCTGTCTCCTAGACAACTCCTCCGGCTTCCTGGTAGGACAGCATGAAAATAAATGGATATGACTAATATATCAAATATAATCCATAGATCCATATATTACATAAATACATTGTCCATTTAATCCATAAATGACATGGACATTATCCATAATCTACTCTCCCAAAAGCTATTCAAATTATTAATTGTATACAACACTCTCCCTCTAGGCGTTGAACTTCCAGGGACGTCTGAAGTATGTTCGAGGCCAGGGAAGGCTGGGGGATGACGGGGCCTCGGTCCCCGCTCAGCTGGCCCTGTTTGCCATCGCCACACCCATGCAGACCCCAGCTGTCATGGAGATCAGGACCAAGACACTCATTTTCCAGACCAAACACAGACTCGACTTCGCCCCCATGGGCATAGATACTAGGTACCATTACGACAGGGAAACTGTGAATGTACTCCTTCATCACATCTCATAGCACCACTGGGAACACAGTACCCTCCCAGGGTCTTATaaagagggaacctgagaggaCAAATGTTTGTTCCCTGAGAGATatttttgctgtgtgtgtgtgtggtgtgtgtgtgcacgtttgtctgtctgtgtgtctgttctcTCCCCTCCAGAGGTAAAGTGGTGCTGGGTTACTCTGAGACAGAGTTGGTCACTCCAGGCTCAGGTTACCAGTTCATCCATGCTGCTGACATGATGTACTGCGCAGACAACCACATCAAAAGTGAGTTACACTATAGTTACtcattacacatatacacacacacacacacacacacacacacacacacacacacacacacacacacacacacacacacacacacacacacacacacacacacacacacacacacacacacacatctaagtctTATCTTATTAATGCTTCGATCTGGTATTTCGCTAGCGAACATTCACTATGATGCAGACTCTgactactatctctctctcttgctctctctcctctatctctctgtagtgATAAAGACAGGAGAGACTGGTTTCACCATCTTCAGGCTGCTGACTAAGgcaggtgtgtgggtgtgggttcAGGCCAACGCCAGGGTCGTCTTCAAGGCAGGGAGACCCGACTTCATCATCGCTCGACAGAAAGCCCTAACGTGAGTCCACTGTTGATATTACGATTTACTCCCCCCAACAGTTATAGTTGTATCATTCCATGGTATTTATATACACGTACATACGGTATGTTTTAGTGACCTTTGACCTTTGTCACCCATCTACAGAAACAAAGAGGGCGAGGAGCACCTGCATAAGCGGAGAATGGAGCTTCCCTTCAACTTTGCCACTGGGGAGGCTCTGCTGTATGAGTCCTGTCCCTCTCTGAATACTGCCATTGTGCCTCCAGGGCCACCCATCCCCCCTGGTCTCACTCCCCCAGGCTACAGCCCTGAGGACAAGCCCCTGGACCCTGCGTCTCTCCTGGGGTCCCTACTCAGTCAGGACCGCTCTGTTTATACTCAGCCCCAGGACGCTAAACCTAACCTGGACCTCCAGGTCTTTTCCCCCAACCTAGACACAGCCTTCCCCCAGGACCAGGACCCAGGCCTGGAGAGAGCCTTCCTGGACAGCCACGCTCTGCTGAGTGTCCCTGGGGAGCTCCAGGGGCCCCAGAGGCCCAGCAGGGGAGACCCCACAGCGCAGGCCATGATGGACTCTCTGGGGGAGATCCTGGGGGAGATGGGGGCGGGGGGCTTGGAGGGGCTGGAGGTGGAGGAGACAGAGCTGAGGGACTGGGAGAGCACTCTCCTCAGGATCAACATGGAACAGCAGGATGTGACGGGGGAGCTGTATGATATCTTAGCCAATGATGTGTTCTCCTACGTGGAGGAGGCTCTGATGAGAGAGCGTGATGAAGGATGTGTGAAGGGCAGCTTGGGACAGGGCACTGAGCCAATCAACAGACTTTCTGCTCACATCACTGCCAATCAAAACATACTACGTGGGTTCCCTCACTCCCAGAGTTCCATATTGCCAGGAAACCAGGGGTTCAATGGCGGGAACGGCTCCCACAGTGAGAACACATGGCATTTGGCTGGTCCACACATGACCTCTAACCTCAACAGCTTTGGAGAGCAGAGGTTGCTAGGAAATGGAGTTGTTGGTGGTGTGGAGCAAGGGCTGGGGTGTAGTCCTGGGACTGTGAGAGAGCCACGGAGGActgtaaacacaaacacactacccAGAGCTGCTCAGACCGTTGCAGGGCAATGGACTCAAGGAAGCGGTGCGGATCTCCATGGCAACCAAATTGTCCCACAACCTTCTCATACTATCAACCAACCAGAGTCCTGGATACCCTCCATCCAAAATATATATCATAATAACcacacctctctccctgtccctctcccaaaCTTTAACAACAATCTCCCTGAGGCCTTTGACCAAACCATGCAGCCCAGCCTGGAGTTATACCACTCTGAGACTGGAGATGCAAACAGGCAGTTCTCAGGGCAGCCCTATCCAGGTCTGTCATATCAGGACCCAAGGCAGTCTTGGCAACAGCCACGGCAACAC
It encodes:
- the LOC129811922 gene encoding uncharacterized protein LOC129811922; the encoded protein is MLGNEGIYAAKKRKKPIQKSLTHAPGDGVVKTNPSKRHRNRLNGELDRLTSLLPFSPEVRGRLDKLSVLRLSVGYVKVKSFFHATLQKKCEWPAPPLSGNWRNGRTATSIDGVSLSEGNLLLQALNGFVLVVTTDGSIFYTSPTIQDYLGFHQSDVVHQSVYELIHMDDRAMFRCQLHFALKPNQTDSEAGPDAIQSSSRPHSESMSYLTQHIPEENRSFLERSFCCRFRCLLDNSSGFLALNFQGRLKYVRGQGRLGDDGASVPAQLALFAIATPMQTPAVMEIRTKTLIFQTKHRLDFAPMGIDTRGKVVLGYSETELVTPGSGYQFIHAADMMYCADNHIKMIKTGETGFTIFRLLTKAGVWVWVQANARVVFKAGRPDFIIARQKALTNKEGEEHLHKRRMELPFNFATGEALLYESCPSLNTAIVPPGPPIPPGLTPPGYSPEDKPLDPASLLGSLLSQDRSVYTQPQDAKPNLDLQVFSPNLDTAFPQDQDPGLERAFLDSHALLSVPGELQGPQRPSRGDPTAQAMMDSLGEILGEMGAGGLEGLEVEETELRDWESTLLRINMEQQDVTGELYDILANDVFSYVEEALMRERDEGCVKGSLGQGTEPINRLSAHITANQNILRGFPHSQSSILPGNQGFNGGNGSHSENTWHLAGPHMTSNLNSFGEQRLLGNGVVGGVEQGLGCSPGTVREPRRTVNTNTLPRAAQTVAGQWTQGSGADLHGNQIVPQPSHTINQPESWIPSIQNIYHNNHTSLPVPLPNFNNNLPEAFDQTMQPSLELYHSETGDANRQFSGQPYPGLSYQDPRQSWQQPRQHTQWQPRQIPQGFPAKPVNRHRHTHPKHSTHIPSNNASRTQTLTHIPFNNASRTQTLTHIPSNNASRTQTLTHIPSNNASRTQTLTHIPSNNASRTQTLTHIPSNNASRTQTLTHTTHTPSGSCMFDKTAPNVSNPSSPLTTAPSRSHDLIPAPTHYNGPRPSPTLSNYCRTSSSTQAPKVFMTYPQASIIPRATNSYPQDSIPNLTYPPASIPTPIPTPIPALSRGAQTDKDTGAIPAWSGAPYLGMKQLPGPFPSPKQVPQSTWGNGSCSDPSERSLMLGQRGLEESLLPGGPTPGFPPENGSVESSLFYWNGQTQVPAGPDGDVDPFLFTGNIS